TTGATAAGTAGTTGACCATGGAAAGTGAAAGTCAATCCTTTTAAACGGGCTTTAACTTAAATGGCTGTCCAATTAATAAGTACTTAACCcgtttagataaatttatcctgAATAAGATCATGTTTTAAGAGATATTTCAAGACTAGATTCACATCAAAATCCACTTATAAATTCTTGTTGGTATTTACAACAAATAAATATGCATTTCAAGACTAGCTTCACATCCCATTTTTTTAGGGTGGCACTATTTCCACCATTTTGGGCTAAAACacaattttttatgtaattaaacTACCAAATTACATTCATATGAATTGATTCAATATTTACAATTAACGTTGCCCCTTTCTCAACGTAGCTAATTTACTTAACATATATCATATGTTGACGTATGACTTTTTTTGCTGACAAATTAATATGCATTTTTtgtaagtataaaaaaaaaaaaaaaaaaagagaaacaatagtaaaaaacaaaatatgtgaacaaataaaaagatcCAGCCCATCTCGAGTGAACCCCGCTCGAGCCCAGTCATCCACCCACTCGAGCAGCCCGCCAGTCCAATTTGCCGCCTCGCCCAACATTATTAATTTCATCACGAGTTCATTGATTTATTAAAGATATATTGTCAATTTTGATTGCCTAGAAAGAAACATAATTATACTGTTTGGAAATTCTCAAACCTTGCAGTTCTTTATCTTTTGGTCACGacatatttgaatttgaaatgttttatttttgtcattcaGCTGAGTAACTACACAACTTAATGGAAAAAACATACATATCCAGCGGCCACACAAAACAGCTCAACATCCTTCGGAAAACCCCAGATATAACAATGAAGGACGAGAATGTAAACGCAAGATAAAGCAGCATACTAGAATCACCAGTTCACTTCATATAGGAATAACAGAATACGAAAGAAAACACATACAAACCCAACAACATCAACAGCCAATAGAGATCATGGCGCAGACACCCTCTAATACTCGTCACCCTCATCATCCTCGCCCTCAGCCAACTCTGCACCGACTTCCTCATAATCCTTCTCGAGGGCAGCGAGATCCTCCCGAGCCTCAGAGAACTCTCCCTCCTCCATACCCTCACCCACGTACCAGTGCACAAAGGCACGCTTGGCATACATCAGATCGAACTTGTGGTCAATGCGCGAGAAGACCTCAGCAACGCTGGTTGAGTTGGAGATCATGCACACAGCCCTCTGGACCTTGGCGAGGTCGCCTCCAGGGACAACTGTGGGCGGCTGGTAGTTGATACCGCACTTGAATCCGGTGGGGCACCAGTCGACAAACTGGATGGTGCGCTTGGTCTTGATGGTTGCCACAGCTGCGTTCACGTCCTTGGGCACCACATCACCACGGTACATGAGGCAGCATGCCATGTATTTCCCATGGCGAGGGTCGCACTTGGCCATCATAGAGGATGGCTCGAAAGCGCTGTTGGTGATCTCAGCCACAGAGAGTTGCTCATGGTAGGCCTTCTCAGCCGAGATGACAGGTGCATAGGATGAAAGCATGAAGTGGATTCTGGGGTATGGGACCAAGTTGGTCTGGAATTCAGTCACATCCACATTCAGGGCACCATCGAACCTTAGAGAGGCAGTCAAGGAGGAAATGACCTGAATTCAGAAATCAAAATCATGTCATTCATCACTTCAAGAGCTGAATACCAACAGAAGTCTGAACCTTTACACTGGAATGACCTTTACACTGGAATGGCAACTAAAGATACCTGCGAAACGAGACGGTTCAGGTTGGTGTACGTGGGACGCTCAATGTCAAGAGAACGCCTGCAGATATCATAAATGGCCTCATTGTCCAGAAGCACAGCAACATCGGTATGCTCCAGAAGGGAGTGGGTCGAGAGGACACTGTTGTAGGGCTCGACAACAGACGTGGACACCTGAGGGGATGGGTAGACAGTGAAACCCAACTTGGATTTCTTGCCATAATCCACAGACAGGCGCTCCAACAGAAGGGAACCAAGCCCCGAACCAGTGCCTCCACCAACAGCATTGAACACAAGGAACCCTTGAAGACCAGTGCAGTTGTCAGCAAGCTTTCTGATGCGGTCCAAGCAGAGATCGACAATTTCCTTCCCAACTGCAACAGAGAAATAGAaccattaattcaaattaactGTGACGAACATGCAAACGATGtctacaaaaaaaaacagagtataATTTACTTGTGTAGTGGCCACGAGCAAAGTTGTTGGCAGCATCTTCCTTGCCACTGATGAGCTGCTCAGGGTGGAAGAGCTGGCGGTAGGTTCCGGTCCTGACCTCGTCAATGACGGTGGGCTCTAGATCTACAAAGACAGCGCGAGGGACGTGCTTCCCAGCTCCAGTTTCGCTGAAGAAGGTGTTGAAGGCATCATCACCTCCGCCAACAGTCTTGTCACCCGGCATCTGGCCATCAGGCTGTAGGACGAACAGGGAAAAGCAGACATTCAGCCTATGTCACAGCAGAATTTTCATGATCACGTTCAACCTCTCATCATTGAAGCCAGACTCCACTCAAAATAAACCGATTTACAGCCAGATCTTTCTGAACATTAGTTCTGATCAGATGATACATTAGATCCCACACTCTTCGAATACAACATACGGCCACAGATCTATACATTTTACTGCAAATTCATACACGATTCAAGCTTGATAAAACGATACATCAGATCAGGCAGAACCTCAGATCCAGCGCATTACAAACCTCCAGAAAATCAGATCCGACGATTAATAAACACCAGATCTGACTAAGTCGCATGATACAGACATCAAACGACAAACCGCAGAAGAAACAAGCGATTCATATCATCAACTCTACCCTCCAATCCTAACTAAACAGATCCAGCGCAGATCACAACCCAATCTACCCGCTCCGCACGTCATTTCCGATCAATCGACGGCGAGACTCGTGGATCTAGCGATTTCCGCGCGCCGGAACCTCAAATCCTGACTAAACAAGATCTGGCGCAGATCACACCCAAATCTACCCGCTCCGCACGTCATTTCCGAACAACCGCCAGGCGAGACTCGCGGACCTAGCGATTCCCGCGCGCCGGAACAACGCACATCCAGATCCGACGCGAAGCTCACAGATCCGGCGACGGGAACCTCAGAACCGAACTCGGATCTACATCGGCATTGTCGAGAAAACCACACACACGTACAACGAAAACGACGGCGGGGAGGAGGAACGAACCTGAATACCGTGCTCGAGACAGTACAGCTCCCAGCAGGCGTTCCCGACCTGGATACCGGCCTGGCCGATGTGGATGCTGATGCACTCCCTCATCTTCGTCGCCGGAAAAGGGACCGGAGGAGGCTTCGCCGGAGGGGAGATCGGAGATTGAGTGGGCCGGAGGGGAGGTCGAAGGCGTTTATGAAGACGCCTTCTTGGAgaatgtctctctctctatctctagaTCTGGAGAACCGGAAACGGTGCGTGATCTTCGTCGCGATGAGGAGGGCTCGCTATATAGAGAAGGGAGAGTGGGGGGAGGGGGGTGGGGTTAACCATGGTTAGTTGGGGTGGTGAGGTTTGGACGGCGGAGATTGAGTGGAGCGGGGGCGGGGGGCAGGCCGTTGGGGTGCCTCGTGGCTTAACCGCGATTAGCTCGAACGTCTCTTTCTGACTCTGgccttttttgaatttttgaattttttgagtCGTTGCCGCTTTGTTTGGTTAAGTATTTGCAGGCTTCTTGTTGGTGCCGGATTCTCGGGTTGAGCACGTGCTGGCGGGCCCCGCTCGGCGGGCGGGCCGGGCTcctcggcccggcccggcccggcccggaaTATGATTATTGAAAGAGATTGTGAATTcgttttgttgataattttgctTTGATATTTAGTATTTGTAAGTACTACTAACATGACGTAAGCCCATATTTCAAATGAAGCAGAGAATGCTATAAAACTCGAAGGCAAAGGTGAGGTGATAAAACAACTCAAAGCcctgaaattatttttcttttgtttcctatttctatttacttttatttttagctggaaattttgaaattaaaagaaaaggacggTGCCGATGAGCTACTCGGCCCGCTCGTGTTTTTCGCTTGGGCGGGCCTTGGCGGAATCTTAGGAAGTTTAGGCCCGAGCAAGCTCAGTTCGAGCCCGCCCACACCTACCTATCAAATAAGTCTATTCATGGATTTGTCTATTTCGTTGGGAAATAAAACATGGTAAAGTGGTCAAAAAGGTTGTCAATCCAACAATTGATGAGAATTGTGAATCACGATAAAAGTTCACAACAATCGATGAGGATTGTGAATCAAAGGCTAGCGTTTGATTTGTTAGTCCCCACAACTCTATAATGGATAAGTACACAACATGATTCTCGTTCATATATCAGATATGTTCCCGacactttttttcaaatatgatcTCTTATCATTTAACTTTTAAGGATTAATGATCGACACGACCAAAAGCATTTCATATGAGAATTATATCAAATGACATTAACACGCGGTTTAAGAAGCTAATAAAAATATGATGATTTAAAAGTTTCTAACACTATGACAAACATCTTACACGgacaatttgattgattctatcaaATCAGTCATCAAACAAACAAATGAAACACTTTGCCCTCGGCACCTTGCTACGCCAGGGCTCCAAccaactcctctctctctctctctctctctctctctctctctctcgctacccaagaagcatataaataaaataaaataaaaataacaccTCATGTCGTCCTTCATTTATTTGACCAAAGATCTCAccattcaaaattatttaaagcGTTGAAAGACATCCTATGATCTAAACTAAGCTAAAGGAAGAAAGAGCAACCAGTACAAGGTCACCAAAGAATTGGGCATTACCCGTGAGTCTAACCAAGAGAGCTGCTCTTTTACCTCTTATTTTCAGCAGACAATTATTAGGGAAGAGCCGTTCCGACCCGAAATTACGCATGCCGGCTTTCATTCCAATCAACCGCATTGGGGTGATGATTCAAGTGCTGCTCAATCTAGAACTTGATGCGAATACGCATAGCTGCTGAGAAATGAATTGGCCGAGAATAATCAATGGCGATCTATGAATTTGCTCTTGGGAAGGATAACACTATTGCCTTCTTTGATCCTTCCTGCACAATGTCCAGTTCAGTTGTGTGCATGAACTACGTAACTGGCTGTGCCCCACTCCATGCACGATGATCATCGTCGGCTTCGTTCATCTTATAAGTATGGTTTTCTTGCATGTAAGTAACCCCAGACCACACTCCACGGATCAGCAAGATGCTAACGAACACAATGCTTCCAAGGGTACATACAACCTGAAAGCACACGGATATTAGCACGCAAATTTTGGTAAACACAATGTAGGTAGAAGTACAATCACAATCACTTGGAAGAAAAACAACAGCTTTGGCCAATGGCCGGTGGAAAAGGACATATGTGCTGTAGGAGCAGTACAGTAAAACCGAGCTCCAGTGCCAACTTGAAGGAAACAAATCTAGTCTATGAAATGAGAAGAAAACCTTAAATCTGAAATCAGAAATCCTACAAACGCTTACGCTTTCCAACAGAATTTTGGGGACAATATCCAACATTATCAAATTATTCAAGATGGCATCTTTCTTGATTAGGAATCCAAAAAACAGTCCGGCTCAACATTTATCAACTGTATATTCTCTATTAGAGCCTCAAAGGCACTTCCTATGATTGTTGAATAAAAGGCTTCAGACTCTAGACATGCAACTGATATTCATGAAATCAAGCAGAATTTACATGATAAGTAAAATTCTTCTTACAGCATATACCATACCGATCACTGACCTATGtatcatcttgaaattcatgcTGTGAGAAAAACTCTTTCAACTAAGTACTTCAACTCCAATCTACTATTGATAAGTTCCAGGAAATAATGCATAAAAAACAACACAATCAATCAGGCATTATTCCTTTGCCATGTATTTCTGCAATTAATGATAGAGAAAGATATATCCCAGAAGTCAAATTGATTGTACAAAAGGTGAAGACACAATAATTGACATAgcaaaacaattagaaacagAAAAGGCCAAGATATAAGCTTTGCACTGAGCATGGTTTCAAATAGATTAGACCAAAAACTTATCTTACAACTACAAGGACTTCATGTTACACAAGAAAACATATCAGAAAAGGctcaaaaaataatcatattaaaGAAAAGCATGAAGCCCAGTTGAGTACGAATAATTACCCTCTGCATATAGTAGACTCTGTATGAACTGAAATTCATGTTATTTGTAGTACTCTTCTAATCTTTGTATGCCATATAAAAGAGCATGTTGcatatttcatcattttttcgACATGAGAGCAGTGTCCTCGCATAATACTCTGGTCAAACACATATTAAGCAACAAAGACACATCTGGAAAGCTATGCTCAAGTCCAAAGTGCATTGGAGAGTGAAATCTTCTGTGGTATTTTGtagataaatattcttggaaagcACTAGAGAGCCATCAATCAGTTCAACTTGAATATGTCTGACTATCAATTAAGGATTTTCTGGTCCTAGACTTTGCAGGGTGTCGTGATACCACGGGCTAGATGCTAGACTTCTTGATTTGGCAAAACAAGTTAACAGAAAATTCTTCTTAAATATTGTTCAAAATTATCCTATAGTCATCTTTCTGATGATAAAAAGCCTGATGGTCCTTCACCCTTCGAGTGCACTAGCATTTACAGTCAAGCGAGATTCTATAGGATTgatcttctctccctctcactaAACTGTTCAGTGTTACTTCATTTCCTTCATTCATAAGGTATTTTTTCACTTACTTAGATTCATAC
This Eucalyptus grandis isolate ANBG69807.140 chromosome 7, ASM1654582v1, whole genome shotgun sequence DNA region includes the following protein-coding sequences:
- the LOC104453055 gene encoding tubulin alpha chain, whose product is MRECISIHIGQAGIQVGNACWELYCLEHGIQPDGQMPGDKTVGGGDDAFNTFFSETGAGKHVPRAVFVDLEPTVIDEVRTGTYRQLFHPEQLISGKEDAANNFARGHYTIGKEIVDLCLDRIRKLADNCTGLQGFLVFNAVGGGTGSGLGSLLLERLSVDYGKKSKLGFTVYPSPQVSTSVVEPYNSVLSTHSLLEHTDVAVLLDNEAIYDICRRSLDIERPTYTNLNRLVSQVISSLTASLRFDGALNVDVTEFQTNLVPYPRIHFMLSSYAPVISAEKAYHEQLSVAEITNSAFEPSSMMAKCDPRHGKYMACCLMYRGDVVPKDVNAAVATIKTKRTIQFVDWCPTGFKCGINYQPPTVVPGGDLAKVQRAVCMISNSTSVAEVFSRIDHKFDLMYAKRAFVHWYVGEGMEEGEFSEAREDLAALEKDYEEVGAELAEGEDDEGDEY